From the genome of Ignavibacteriales bacterium, one region includes:
- a CDS encoding tetratricopeptide repeat protein, with the protein MRYFITFFLLVSISLFAQDTTRSEAFKDNVPRKYPMIKAKYPSYSLIAGYLLVTEANRNDPYAEHELGLRYLIANGFPADTTKAIYWIRKAVDQNLPAARFNYGIMLYNGIGVPWNPFEAFQNFKVAAKAGLPEAQFALGLSYTDDLLVNKDLNKAYQYFKLASAGKYEPAVEALKQLLKSGYSPPTDSLSKGQAEKLAKNVEDNTQLMNPNWDLDFYDFDSKDVKEKKESFLNDVLKKKPGELKTYLGLDNLSKDTMPKDSSTLSLLNFAASSGSPEALLIAGRAFEKGVIFQKDLVQAAFNYLRAYRLGSFKAGQFLFAMLQSKELFTKLKERIATGDADAMYAWAGISALGFDNQISNQQALDFLKKAVDKKHIPSMIEMGLLYSAGTLVQKNKQKAIEYWNMAKKLGSKEASVRIALTNVADSTSKDISGDITTLKQISDEGSVLAQTALGFCYEKGLGVKEDKGTAIKLYRLAAQRGNETAFNSLQRMYNELRPDDDEFKIFEVN; encoded by the coding sequence TTGCGATACTTCATAACTTTTTTTCTTCTTGTTTCAATCTCACTTTTTGCCCAGGATACTACCCGCAGTGAAGCATTTAAAGATAATGTTCCCCGCAAATATCCGATGATCAAAGCAAAATATCCTTCCTACTCACTCATCGCAGGCTATCTCCTTGTAACGGAAGCAAATCGAAACGATCCCTATGCAGAACATGAACTAGGACTTCGTTATTTGATTGCAAATGGTTTTCCTGCTGATACCACGAAAGCGATTTATTGGATTCGAAAAGCGGTTGATCAAAATTTACCCGCGGCACGGTTTAATTACGGCATAATGCTTTACAATGGTATTGGTGTGCCGTGGAATCCATTTGAAGCATTCCAGAATTTTAAAGTTGCTGCCAAAGCCGGTTTACCCGAAGCTCAATTTGCTTTAGGATTATCATATACAGACGATCTTCTTGTAAACAAGGATTTAAATAAAGCGTATCAGTATTTCAAATTGGCTTCTGCAGGCAAATATGAACCGGCTGTAGAAGCTCTGAAGCAATTATTAAAGAGCGGTTATTCACCCCCGACGGATTCTCTTTCCAAAGGTCAAGCTGAAAAGTTAGCAAAGAATGTTGAGGATAATACTCAATTGATGAATCCAAATTGGGATTTGGATTTTTATGATTTTGATTCGAAAGATGTTAAAGAAAAGAAAGAGAGTTTTTTAAATGATGTCTTGAAGAAAAAACCTGGAGAGTTAAAAACATACCTTGGTTTAGATAATCTTTCCAAAGATACAATGCCAAAGGATTCAAGTACATTAAGCTTATTAAATTTTGCCGCTTCAAGCGGTAGTCCGGAAGCACTTCTAATAGCCGGACGCGCTTTTGAAAAAGGAGTAATCTTCCAAAAAGATTTAGTCCAAGCTGCTTTTAATTATCTACGTGCTTACCGCTTGGGTTCATTTAAAGCGGGTCAATTTTTATTTGCTATGCTGCAATCGAAAGAATTATTTACCAAACTCAAAGAAAGAATTGCGACCGGGGATGCCGATGCAATGTATGCGTGGGCTGGAATTTCTGCGCTGGGTTTTGATAATCAAATATCAAATCAGCAAGCTCTGGATTTTCTTAAAAAAGCTGTAGATAAAAAACATATCCCATCTATGATCGAAATGGGTTTACTCTACTCTGCCGGAACACTTGTTCAGAAAAACAAACAGAAAGCAATTGAGTATTGGAACATGGCAAAAAAACTAGGCAGCAAAGAAGCTTCGGTTAGAATTGCTCTAACCAATGTAGCAGATTCGACATCGAAAGATATTTCCGGTGATATAACTACTTTAAAACAAATTTCTGATGAAGGTTCTGTACTTGCGCAAACAGCTCTTGGATTTTGTTATGAAAAAGGATTAGGTGTGAAGGAAGATAAAGGAACAGCTATTAAACTTTACCGGCTTGCCGCACAG
- a CDS encoding ATP-binding protein has translation MKEKNFNIISDYDNVAEVIQDIKKYLAGENLEEHLCNAVDICLTEALNNVIKHSYGGNNSQPIEINVKKDLKHLEIEIVDVGLPRENLVIKDLEFDPNDIENLPESGMGLFIIKQLMDELDYGSKEGKNYFILKKWLI, from the coding sequence GTGAAGGAAAAAAATTTTAATATTATCAGCGATTACGATAACGTAGCAGAAGTAATTCAAGATATAAAAAAATATTTAGCCGGTGAAAATCTTGAAGAACATCTTTGCAATGCGGTTGACATTTGCCTTACTGAAGCGCTTAATAATGTTATAAAGCATTCTTACGGCGGAAACAATTCTCAGCCAATTGAAATTAACGTCAAAAAAGATTTAAAGCATCTTGAGATTGAAATTGTTGATGTTGGCTTGCCGAGAGAAAACCTTGTAATTAAAGACCTCGAGTTTGATCCGAATGATATTGAAAATTTACCAGAGAGCGGAATGGGTTTATTCATAATCAAACAACTTATGGATGAATTGGATTACGGTTCTAAAGAGGGTAAAAATTATTTCATTCTTAAGAAGTGGCTCATTTAA
- a CDS encoding DUF2892 domain-containing protein codes for MKKNVGSIDRVLRLLLGLAIIAIGFVYQSWWGVLGIIPLFTSAAGWCPVYMPFGISTCKTEPK; via the coding sequence ATGAAAAAGAACGTCGGCAGTATTGACAGAGTTCTACGGCTTCTCTTAGGGTTGGCAATAATTGCAATTGGGTTTGTTTATCAATCTTGGTGGGGTGTATTAGGTATTATTCCGCTTTTCACGTCTGCTGCCGGATGGTGCCCGGTATATATGCCGTTTGGTATCTCTACTTGCAAAACGGAACCAAAATAA
- a CDS encoding outer membrane beta-barrel family protein, whose amino-acid sequence MKTFSLFRRTLILSVLLVINSYLIYAQDRPQNMQGRKFDPSMMQPVGKLSGSVIDAQTSQPIEYANIVIFKWRDSTVANGTVSNDKGKFEINKLMYGKYFVKVSYIGYTTKRFDSLMVLPNKTDFNFGVIKLRPKNVNMNEIVVQGTRDALTANLDKKVYTVDQNMANSGGTAVDVMQNVPSVTVDADGAVQVRGNANINVLVDGRPAALAGFTGSDVLAQIPASQIESIEIVTNPSAKYDPEGTGGIINIILKKKSNLGVNGTLMGNAGTKGRYSSSLNMNLRGEDFNFFTSYDGRFFNMNGGGITLRNSELPSSTGPVSSSLNQNSDNHNNMNNHNLNIGADYYLAEKEFITASAQFRFGNFGTTSQIENINYLEGNVLQSQFNRNSNGTRGNSSGNYTLSYKKTYENRTQELTADVMYSHSSMNSDTKIYQDYYFPTPAQSLQKALSDNGNNLWLIQSNYVQPLGGWGRLETGLRSQIKDLTMSNDNFNWEPVTNTWGSSTLISNNYEYKEQVHALYGIFSNSLGSFTTQIGLRAEQVYIDGISFVTNQTYKSNYFDVYPTIHLRYNFNELDEIQLSYSRRIDRPQNRQLNPYEDKTDSLNIFKGNPDLRPQYHNALELGYTKTLGKTSIVSNLFYRLSTNLISTISTLIPNGNGIPVTYSTFQNISKGKSYGIELITNSPITDWMRLNGNISYFNNSVDDLGTLGGSNASNSWMARLSSMMTVTDGLIVQMMFMYTSPTIMLSTGGGGMRGGDGGGGMFFGGSAAQTKMKEMYAMDLMVRKDLMDGRLSVTMRISDLFNTRKFNTETTGLNYYMINDRKFDSRTVNIGVSYRLVDTKTRMMDQEKQRRIEEGYDEL is encoded by the coding sequence ATGAAAACTTTTTCACTCTTTAGAAGAACTTTAATTCTTTCGGTACTACTCGTTATAAATTCGTATCTAATTTATGCTCAGGATAGACCACAGAATATGCAGGGAAGAAAATTTGATCCTTCGATGATGCAGCCCGTTGGAAAGCTAAGCGGATCTGTTATAGATGCCCAGACTTCACAACCAATTGAATATGCGAACATTGTAATATTCAAATGGAGAGACTCAACTGTAGCCAACGGTACTGTTTCAAATGACAAAGGTAAATTCGAAATAAATAAATTGATGTACGGAAAATACTTTGTGAAAGTTTCCTATATCGGTTACACCACAAAAAGGTTTGATTCTTTAATGGTTCTGCCGAATAAAACAGATTTCAATTTTGGTGTAATTAAACTGCGTCCAAAGAATGTTAACATGAACGAAATTGTAGTTCAAGGAACAAGAGATGCATTAACAGCAAACCTGGATAAAAAAGTTTACACAGTTGATCAGAATATGGCTAACTCGGGCGGAACTGCAGTTGATGTGATGCAAAATGTTCCGTCCGTTACGGTTGATGCTGACGGGGCTGTTCAAGTTAGAGGAAATGCAAATATTAATGTTCTTGTTGATGGAAGACCCGCGGCGTTAGCAGGTTTTACCGGTTCGGATGTTCTTGCGCAAATTCCCGCAAGCCAAATTGAATCAATAGAAATTGTTACAAACCCGTCCGCAAAATATGACCCGGAAGGAACCGGCGGAATTATTAACATCATTCTAAAAAAGAAATCCAATCTTGGTGTTAACGGAACTTTGATGGGAAATGCCGGAACTAAAGGAAGGTATAGTTCTTCATTAAATATGAATTTGCGCGGTGAAGATTTCAATTTCTTTACAAGTTATGACGGCAGATTTTTTAATATGAATGGCGGCGGAATTACTTTACGGAATTCGGAATTGCCTTCTTCAACCGGTCCGGTTTCATCTAGCCTTAATCAGAATTCCGATAACCACAATAACATGAATAATCATAATCTGAATATTGGCGCGGATTATTATTTAGCAGAAAAAGAATTTATTACAGCATCGGCACAATTTAGATTTGGCAATTTCGGAACCACAAGCCAAATTGAAAATATAAATTATCTTGAGGGCAACGTACTCCAGAGCCAGTTTAACAGAAATAGTAACGGAACGAGGGGAAATAGTTCCGGTAATTATACATTGAGTTATAAAAAAACATATGAGAATAGAACTCAGGAATTAACTGCAGACGTTATGTACTCGCATAGTTCAATGAACAGTGATACAAAAATCTATCAAGATTATTATTTCCCAACTCCGGCACAGTCGCTTCAAAAAGCACTTTCGGATAACGGCAATAATTTATGGCTCATACAATCCAACTATGTTCAACCGCTTGGCGGCTGGGGCAGATTGGAAACCGGTTTGAGAAGTCAAATTAAAGATTTAACAATGTCTAATGATAATTTTAATTGGGAACCGGTTACAAATACTTGGGGAAGCAGTACGTTAATCAGTAATAATTATGAATACAAAGAACAAGTACATGCTCTTTACGGTATCTTTTCAAATTCTCTCGGCAGCTTTACAACACAAATCGGTTTACGCGCCGAGCAAGTTTATATTGATGGAATAAGTTTTGTAACCAACCAAACATATAAAAGCAATTATTTTGACGTCTACCCGACAATTCACTTGCGTTACAACTTTAATGAGCTGGACGAAATTCAATTGAGCTACAGCAGAAGAATTGATCGTCCGCAGAACAGGCAGTTAAACCCTTACGAAGATAAAACCGATTCGCTTAATATCTTTAAGGGTAATCCGGATTTAAGACCGCAGTATCATAATGCTTTAGAACTTGGTTACACAAAAACATTGGGCAAGACTTCAATAGTTTCTAATCTTTTCTACAGATTAAGTACTAATCTTATCAGTACAATAAGTACGCTCATCCCTAACGGTAACGGGATTCCGGTTACATATTCAACATTCCAGAATATTTCCAAAGGGAAATCATACGGAATTGAACTGATAACAAATTCTCCAATAACTGATTGGATGAGATTAAACGGAAATATTTCTTACTTCAATAATAGTGTTGATGATTTAGGAACGCTAGGCGGTTCGAACGCAAGTAATAGCTGGATGGCAAGATTAAGTTCCATGATGACTGTAACTGATGGTCTTATTGTACAAATGATGTTCATGTATACTTCGCCTACTATAATGTTAAGTACCGGCGGCGGAGGAATGCGCGGTGGAGACGGGGGCGGCGGGATGTTCTTTGGTGGTTCCGCGGCTCAAACCAAAATGAAAGAGATGTATGCAATGGATTTGATGGTAAGAAAAGATTTGATGGACGGAAGGTTATCCGTTACAATGCGAATTTCCGATCTGTTCAATACGCGTAAATTTAATACAGAAACAACCGGCTTGAATTATTATATGATCAACGACAGAAAATTCGATTCGCGTACGGTTAATATTGGCGTTTCATATCGTCTTGTTGATACCAAGACAAGAATGATGGATCAGGAAAAGCAGAGAAGAATTGAAGAAGGATACGACGAGTTATAG
- a CDS encoding T9SS type A sorting domain-containing protein, which yields MKKFIQLLIAVLFYLPAVSWGQIFSQNFTSSSTLSDYINSTSPNSGQWNAIGSSNANGTVLISNNALVFTRTTDPNSMSFSRTTDFSPTPTGMVYSFVIAVSGNTVAQTTAAVFQVGSVFGTANSAEANANVYARFGINLTATDGTFSIRDIGAGTNSATLSGAQSITWYLNNTGSTVTYTGPDGSSEAVANDTWDLWAGTAKIMNDKAATTVSQSMTDLKFAFTAGTGAIILDNFLIYGATDGALPVELTSFTSNVNGNKVELNWKTATEVNNYGFSIERLAVSGQPNADSWTKIGFVQGNGNSNSPKSYSFTDEPTGGKEFNYRLKQIDFDGAYEYSDIITAVLENVSAFALEQNFPNPFNPTTKISYTIPERVNVKLKIYDMIAQQVAELVNGSQEAGHYQVTFDGSDLPSGVYFYKLEAGKFVEVKKFMLIK from the coding sequence ATGAAAAAATTTATACAACTTTTGATAGCTGTTTTGTTTTACTTGCCGGCTGTTAGTTGGGGACAGATATTTTCACAAAATTTTACTTCTAGTTCTACGCTGAGCGACTATATTAACTCGACGAGCCCTAATAGTGGTCAATGGAATGCGATTGGATCAAGTAATGCTAATGGTACAGTCTTGATTTCTAATAATGCATTGGTCTTTACTAGAACCACTGACCCTAATAGCATGTCATTTTCTCGTACAACGGATTTTTCACCCACACCAACTGGCATGGTTTATTCATTTGTAATTGCAGTTTCTGGGAATACAGTAGCTCAAACAACTGCGGCTGTATTCCAAGTTGGTAGTGTATTTGGAACCGCAAATTCAGCTGAAGCGAATGCAAATGTTTATGCACGATTTGGTATAAACCTTACTGCAACCGATGGTACATTTTCGATAAGAGATATTGGAGCAGGCACAAACAGTGCGACTCTAAGTGGTGCTCAATCAATAACATGGTATCTAAATAATACTGGAAGTACAGTAACATACACTGGACCTGATGGAAGTTCTGAAGCAGTTGCTAATGATACTTGGGATTTATGGGCCGGTACTGCAAAAATAATGAATGATAAAGCTGCAACTACAGTGAGTCAATCGATGACTGATTTAAAGTTTGCTTTTACAGCGGGAACCGGTGCGATAATTCTAGATAACTTTTTAATTTATGGCGCAACGGATGGAGCTCTCCCCGTCGAGCTCACCTCATTCACATCAAATGTAAATGGTAACAAAGTAGAACTCAATTGGAAGACTGCGACGGAGGTGAACAATTATGGGTTCAGCATTGAGCGGTTAGCTGTAAGCGGACAGCCGAATGCTGATAGCTGGACAAAGATTGGATTTGTACAAGGAAATGGAAACAGCAATTCGCCGAAGAGTTATTCTTTTACAGATGAACCTACCGGCGGCAAGGAATTTAATTATCGTCTGAAGCAAATTGATTTTGACGGAGCGTATGAATATTCCGATATAATTACGGCAGTTCTTGAAAACGTTTCCGCATTTGCACTTGAACAGAATTTTCCAAATCCGTTTAACCCGACTACAAAGATCAGCTATACAATTCCCGAAAGAGTAAATGTTAAATTGAAAATTTATGATATGATCGCTCAGCAAGTAGCAGAACTTGTAAATGGTTCTCAAGAAGCGGGTCACTACCAAGTTACATTTGACGGCAGCGATCTACCGAGCGGTGTTTATTTTTATAAATTGGAAGCTGGAAAATTTGTGGAAGTTAAGAAATTTATGCTGATAAAATAA
- the msrA gene encoding peptide-methionine (S)-S-oxide reductase MsrA, with the protein MKNKFVLFFLLAVISCSNNAKPKLEEAMIDSSKYEVATFAAGCFWCTEAVFQRLKGVVKIESGYSGGSVPNPTYEAVCTGQTGHAECTQITFDPKIISFKELLEVFWKTHDPTTLNRQGNDTGTQYRSAIFYHSDEQKELAEKYKKELDSEKIWDDPIVTEIVPFKKFYKAEDYHQDYYNKNGHAPYCSFVITPKVEKFKKIFVDKLK; encoded by the coding sequence ATGAAAAATAAATTTGTTTTGTTTTTCTTACTTGCTGTAATAAGCTGTTCTAACAACGCCAAGCCCAAACTTGAGGAAGCTATGATTGATTCATCAAAATATGAAGTTGCCACTTTTGCCGCGGGATGCTTCTGGTGCACAGAAGCGGTTTTTCAAAGATTAAAAGGAGTTGTAAAAATTGAGAGCGGTTACAGCGGCGGCTCGGTCCCAAACCCGACTTACGAAGCCGTTTGTACTGGACAGACCGGGCACGCGGAATGCACTCAAATAACTTTCGACCCGAAGATAATTTCTTTCAAAGAATTATTGGAAGTGTTTTGGAAAACACATGATCCAACTACACTTAACCGTCAAGGGAATGATACAGGAACTCAATACCGTTCGGCAATTTTTTATCACAGCGATGAACAAAAAGAACTCGCCGAGAAGTACAAGAAAGAACTTGATTCAGAAAAAATTTGGGATGATCCGATTGTGACGGAAATTGTTCCTTTTAAAAAATTTTACAAAGCGGAAGATTATCACCAGGATTATTACAATAAAAACGGGCATGCGCCGTACTGCAGTTTCGTAATTACACCGAAAGTGGAAAAATTTAAAAAGATTTTTGTGGATAAATTAAAATGA
- a CDS encoding Na+:solute symporter, which produces MQIIDYAIILIYFIFSFGIAIYYSKRAGKSTQEFFLSGRNLPWYLVGLSMVATTFAADTPLAVTELVVKNGIAGNWIWWNFVFGGLLTVFFFAKLWRRAGIMTEVEFAEIRYGGKPAKFLRGFKAIYLGFFMDLIILGWVNRAMISILVGMFGIQENVAILYVFGIMIIVSIYSAMSGLWGVVVTDAFQFVFAMIGCIILAILVVNSPQVGGVAGLQAKLPKFVFDFFPNITSDVSTLGSTFALTTISFLAYVGIQWWASWYPGAEPGGGGYVAQRMMSAKNEKHALLGTFFFQIAHYAIRPWPWIIVALSAMVLYPNLPADQAKMGYIYAMRDFLPVGLKGLLVAAFFAAYMSTISTQLNWGSSYLLNDLYRRFIKQNKDEKHYVAASRIITILLMLTSLVVTLYVNRISGAWEFILECGAGLGLVLILRWYWWRINAWSEISAMLTPFVTLPLVKYLGISFPLSLYYLVFATTLVWLIVTFLTKPTDEEKLKEFYRTVHPGGILWKKISVLMPEVESDSGFARMFLNWFLGVVLVYSSLFGIGSLIFGNYLNTVIYLAVAGVSLFIVLKNISK; this is translated from the coding sequence GTGCAGATTATTGATTACGCAATCATCCTTATCTATTTCATTTTCAGTTTCGGAATAGCAATTTATTATTCCAAACGAGCTGGAAAAAGCACTCAAGAATTTTTTCTGAGCGGAAGAAATTTACCATGGTATCTTGTGGGACTTTCAATGGTTGCTACTACATTTGCGGCTGATACGCCTCTTGCTGTTACTGAACTTGTTGTGAAAAACGGAATTGCAGGCAACTGGATTTGGTGGAATTTTGTTTTCGGCGGATTGCTCACAGTCTTTTTCTTTGCAAAACTTTGGAGACGTGCGGGAATTATGACTGAAGTAGAATTTGCGGAGATTCGTTACGGAGGCAAACCCGCAAAATTTTTACGCGGCTTCAAAGCAATCTATCTTGGCTTTTTTATGGATTTGATAATTCTGGGCTGGGTTAACCGTGCAATGATCTCGATACTTGTGGGAATGTTTGGAATCCAGGAAAATGTTGCTATCCTTTATGTCTTTGGAATAATGATAATTGTTTCCATTTATTCTGCGATGAGCGGATTGTGGGGTGTGGTTGTTACGGATGCATTTCAGTTTGTATTTGCGATGATTGGATGCATCATACTTGCAATCCTTGTAGTAAACTCACCGCAAGTTGGCGGTGTTGCCGGTCTTCAAGCAAAACTTCCAAAATTTGTTTTTGATTTTTTCCCTAACATTACATCAGATGTTTCAACACTCGGCTCTACGTTTGCTCTTACAACAATTTCATTTCTTGCTTATGTAGGAATTCAATGGTGGGCATCGTGGTATCCCGGTGCAGAACCCGGCGGCGGCGGTTATGTTGCGCAAAGAATGATGAGCGCAAAAAATGAAAAGCATGCATTATTAGGAACCTTCTTTTTTCAAATTGCTCATTATGCAATTCGTCCCTGGCCGTGGATAATTGTCGCTTTATCTGCAATGGTATTATATCCAAACTTGCCTGCGGATCAAGCTAAGATGGGTTACATATATGCCATGCGTGATTTTCTTCCCGTTGGTTTGAAAGGGTTGCTTGTTGCTGCTTTCTTTGCGGCTTACATGAGTACAATCTCAACACAACTAAATTGGGGCTCGTCTTACCTGTTAAATGATTTGTATCGAAGATTTATAAAACAAAACAAAGATGAAAAGCATTACGTCGCGGCATCACGTATAATTACCATATTACTTATGCTCACATCTCTCGTTGTTACTCTCTATGTAAATAGAATCTCCGGGGCGTGGGAATTTATTCTTGAATGCGGAGCCGGTCTTGGATTGGTTCTTATTCTTAGATGGTATTGGTGGAGAATAAATGCATGGTCGGAAATTTCGGCAATGTTGACTCCGTTTGTTACGCTACCGCTTGTAAAATATTTAGGAATTTCATTTCCGCTTTCACTTTACTATTTGGTTTTTGCTACCACATTAGTGTGGCTTATTGTAACATTTCTTACCAAACCTACCGATGAAGAAAAATTGAAAGAATTTTACCGTACCGTTCATCCCGGAGGAATTTTATGGAAGAAGATCTCCGTTTTGATGCCGGAAGTTGAAAGTGATTCCGGTTTTGCGAGAATGTTTCTAAACTGGTTTCTTGGGGTTGTTCTTGTTTATTCTTCACTTTTCGGGATCGGCAGTTTGATCTTTGGTAATTACTTAAATACTGTTATCTATCTGGCCGTTGCGGGGGTGAGTTTGTTCATTGTACTGAAAAATATTTCAAAGTGA
- a CDS encoding glycosyltransferase family 39 protein — MKRAVSEKTLLFVFPVIKLLLHLYTNTFAGYGIFRDELYYVACSKRLAFGYVDEPPFSIWILSFVRNLIGDSVFALRLVPAIVGALTIFIVALITKKLGGGKSAIIIASTCALLAPINIGMNSYYSMNTFDHFFWALGFLFVLKIIQEDKLKNWIILGVIIGFGMLNKISMGWFALGLFIGLLSTSLRNRILSKQFFFLVLISFLLFLPYIIWNFQNDFAALEFIRNALAHKYNGITRWDFVSGLFLIMNPASIPIWIGGLYFFFLIEGNEKYKILGAIFLVSFLILFINGHNKSEYLAPAFCILFAGGGVMFEKLSVNKIWLWVQRIDLSFVIILGIIILPFAIPILSVDNFIKYQNITGIAPQSTERHQLSELPQFYADMFGWENMARSVSEVYQKLSDEEKKTTVIYGNNYGRAGAIEYYSHKYSLPEKAISMHNNFWIWGYENKSIKTMIVIGEEREHLINNFDEVTAAGRIVSPHAIPYENNLTIWICRGPKFDFKKLWQAEKNFI, encoded by the coding sequence ATGAAGCGAGCCGTATCAGAAAAAACACTTTTATTTGTTTTCCCGGTTATCAAGCTTTTACTACATCTGTACACAAATACATTTGCCGGTTATGGAATCTTTAGAGATGAGCTTTATTATGTCGCATGCAGCAAACGATTGGCTTTTGGATACGTTGATGAACCGCCGTTTTCAATCTGGATTTTATCGTTTGTTAGAAATTTGATTGGCGATTCTGTATTTGCTCTTAGACTTGTTCCGGCAATTGTCGGCGCTCTAACAATATTTATTGTTGCCTTGATAACAAAAAAATTAGGCGGCGGCAAATCAGCAATTATAATAGCATCAACATGCGCGCTTCTTGCGCCGATTAATATCGGAATGAATAGTTATTATTCAATGAATACGTTTGATCACTTTTTCTGGGCACTTGGGTTTTTATTTGTTCTTAAGATAATTCAAGAAGATAAATTGAAAAACTGGATAATTCTCGGCGTCATTATCGGCTTCGGTATGCTGAATAAAATTAGCATGGGATGGTTTGCACTTGGATTATTTATCGGTCTGCTCTCAACTTCATTGAGAAATAGAATTTTGTCGAAACAATTTTTCTTTTTGGTTTTAATTTCTTTCTTGCTTTTCCTTCCTTATATAATCTGGAATTTTCAAAACGACTTTGCGGCACTAGAATTTATCCGGAATGCACTTGCACATAAGTACAATGGAATTACGCGTTGGGATTTTGTTTCCGGGTTGTTTCTTATTATGAATCCGGCATCAATTCCAATTTGGATTGGAGGACTATACTTTTTCTTCTTAATCGAAGGGAACGAGAAATACAAAATTCTTGGTGCAATTTTTCTTGTCTCCTTTTTGATCTTATTTATCAATGGTCATAATAAATCGGAATATCTTGCGCCTGCATTTTGCATTTTGTTTGCCGGCGGCGGAGTTATGTTTGAAAAGCTATCCGTTAATAAGATTTGGCTTTGGGTTCAAAGAATTGATTTATCATTCGTAATAATATTAGGAATTATTATCCTACCATTTGCAATTCCAATTTTGTCTGTCGACAATTTTATAAAATATCAGAATATAACTGGTATTGCACCGCAATCAACAGAAAGACATCAACTTTCTGAACTTCCTCAATTTTATGCCGATATGTTTGGCTGGGAAAATATGGCACGTTCAGTTTCCGAAGTGTATCAAAAACTCTCAGATGAAGAAAAGAAAACTACCGTCATTTACGGCAATAATTACGGACGTGCCGGCGCGATTGAATATTATTCACACAAATATTCATTACCCGAAAAAGCAATAAGTATGCATAACAATTTTTGGATTTGGGGTTATGAAAATAAATCAATTAAAACGATGATTGTAATCGGAGAAGAAAGAGAACATCTTATTAACAACTTTGACGAAGTTACCGCGGCCGGAAGAATAGTTTCGCCTCACGCGATTCCTTACGAAAATAATTTAACTATCTGGATCTGCCGCGGTCCAAAATTTGATTTTAAAAAACTGTGGCAAGCTGAAAAGAATTTCATTTAA